A genomic segment from Ptychodera flava strain L36383 chromosome 23 unlocalized genomic scaffold, AS_Pfla_20210202 Scaffold_23__1_contigs__length_28996876_pilon, whole genome shotgun sequence encodes:
- the LOC139123453 gene encoding zinc finger protein 626-like isoform X1, which translates to MDMTSSKPAVVYPPRSLTSTLKNRVFTECKDLLEKFACKVFVIVSEDGLSSQYIGSQDFVREFVTTGLKVKPCDVNVGLCPTAPFKSNGTHTIVEPSTDTYNRDNRNRDIFTKNEGVLLKQNSFTNITRETIDLQNDVNMADNYSQSGDSVMVEEDINISRQQSNIDTQVAKWNDGIEDINGSNNDRKTCDPDTNQTYTEIGSCEETLQNQMELEGAEFLGKLKSQESCQQNSPIAAFQNAGENESCSPDASTSNLESSYHGNRDTGNDETSDDDNSISDDTNQTNTLATSCNVSSVSGIEKPMHVRKKYERAKKPPMTDKELETHKERIRKAMIGDKYYNCEKCGKGYKTEEGLSLHMSVGICARQKCKYCGIDFLLKDWQNHMVDSHAEQIPVFPCRYCDRIFISCSSRSSHKFLKHSNGAFECDVCKHVFSNRITLNNHKKTHIERKFKCRYCDLKFTRQGIKRGHEKHSHSKVSAVCKECGETFDTRTHMLNHLKIVHSEQKFRCSYCDKKFYSKADLKTHLESHGELSREYTCKVCKKVFHVRSEYRNHCMRDCTKPEYLCDICGRQFKRSTNLRLHALTHSEPTLKCDLCPRAFRLKSTLTSHVKSVHSDEKPWQCDICGYRCKLRENLFKHTRIHSR; encoded by the exons ATGGATATGACTTCTTCAAAACCAGCCGTTGTATATCCtccaagaagtttaacaagcaCGCTGAAAAATCGAGTGTTTACGGAA TGTAAAGATTTACTGGAGAAGTTTGCTTGCAAAGTCTTTGTCATTGTCTCTGAAGATGGGCTGTCATCTCAGTATATTGGAAGTCAAGACTTTGTCAGAGAATTTGTCACAACTGGACTGAAAGTAAAACCATGTGATGTGAATGTCGGACTGTGTCCTACAGCTCCTTTTAAAAGTAACGGTACACATACGATAGTTGAACCATCGACGGATACTTATAACAGGGACAATAGAAAtcgtgacatttttacaaagaatGAAGGTGTACTGTTGAAGCAGAATTCCTTCACCAATATCACAAGGGAAACTATTGATTTGCAGAATGATGTCAATATGGCTGACAATTATAGCCAATCAGGAGACAGTGTCATGGTGGAAGAAGATATCAATATCAGTCGACAACAATCAAACATAGATACACAAGTAGCTAAATGGAATGATGGCATAGAAGATATAAATGGatcaaacaatgacaggaaaactTGTGATCCAGATACTAACCAAACCTATACAGAAATTGGATCATGTGAAGAAACTCTGCAAAACCAGATGGAGTTGGAAGGGGCAGAGTTTTTGGGAAAGTTGAAAAGTCAGGAGAGCTGTCAACAAAATAGTCCTATAG CTGCTTTTCAGAATGCTGGCGAGAATGAAAGCTGCTCTCCCGATGCATCAACGTCAAACTTAGAAtctagttaccatggaaacagagACACAGGAAATGATGAAACGAGTGATGACGACAACTCCATAAGTGATGACACTAATCAAACGAATACTTTGGCCACAAGTTGCAATGTGTCCTCAGTGAGTGGAATTGAAAAACCTATGCATGTGAGAAAGAAATATGAGCGCGCCAAAAAGCCGCCCATGACAGACAAAGAGTTAGAAACTCACAAAGAGAGAATACGAAAAGCCATGATTGGTgataaatattataattgtgaGAAATGTGGTAAGGGTTATAAAACAGAGGAAGGATTGAGTTTACATATGTCAGTGGGCATTTGTGCCAGACAGAAATGTAAGTATTGTGGAATAGACTTTCTACTGAAGGATTGGCAAAATCACATGGTTGATTCTCATGCAGAACAGATACCAGTGTTTCCATGCAGGTATTGTGATCGAATATTCATAAGTTGCTCATCAAGATCTAGTCACAAATTCCTTAAACACTCAAATGGTGCATTTGAATGTGATGTGTGCAAGCATGTCTTTTCCAATCGCATTACGTtaaataatcataaaaaaacCCACATTGAAAGAAAGTTCAAGTGTAGATATTGTGACCTGAAGTTTACAAGACAAGGGATCAAAAGAGGTCATGAAAAGCATTCACACAGTAAAGTTTCAGCTGTCTGTAAAGAGTGTGGCGAAACGTTTGATACACGAACACATATGTTAAACCATTTGAAGATTGTTCACTCAGAGCAAAAATTTAGATGTTCCTATTGCGACAAGAAATTTTATAGTAAGGCAGATTTGAAAACCCATTTAGAAAGTCATGGTGAACTTTCCAGGGAATACACTTGCAAGGTATGCAAGAAAGTTTTCCATGTGAGATCTGAATATCGCAATCATTGTATGAGGGACTGTACTAAGCCTGAATATCTTTGTGATATTTGTGGACGCCAGTTTAAGAGGAGTACTAATTTACGATTGCATGCCTTAACTCATAGTGAACCAACACTCAAATGCGATCTTTGCCCACGTGCTTTTAGGCTAAAAAGTACACTAACTTCACATGTTAAGTCTGTACACAGTGATGAAAAACCCTGGCAATGTGATATATGTGGATATCGTTGTAAACTGAGGGAAAATCTATTTAAACACACCAGAATACACAGCAGGTAG